The following are from one region of the Vicia villosa cultivar HV-30 ecotype Madison, WI unplaced genomic scaffold, Vvil1.0 ctg.000034F_1_1_3, whole genome shotgun sequence genome:
- the LOC131622629 gene encoding uncharacterized protein LOC131622629 has protein sequence MSQQSSDDSPVSDSATLEESSNPNRILKVVPLRTISSDEVNATKPKTTHVKRPREGIHNKGTKSSAFATMEELTKEGSKYVDSAITRIVTRILKENHQVPGISIPLQTIMADPLNNTNKVEAVHTVDSDLEINKDEQGFAKNTNVTEDVIDIDNNEHPKANTETDTNVVDLDEYSDDELLTSLNPSVANMLMTRRKGKAVVQGSPKRSTQVNNPAKDTVRKKSTSAGPVKSKAVTKSKGVGPSKSWSRVIPKKRKEREIVEPESDVEVNVPYIPSRKKPTTSKLAASIPEVPMDNVSFHFASSACGWKYVLLKRLAVERELAPNALENQEVLELIQEAGLLKEFVVNLSEDCGNNRSADYRKVFVRGKCVSFSLL, from the coding sequence ATGTCTCAGCAATCGAGTGATGATTCCCCCGTTTCAGACTCGGCAACActggaagagtcctctaaccctaATAGAATTCTTAAGGTTGTCCCTTTAAGGACGATTAGCAGTGACGAAGTAAATGCCACAAAGCCTAAAACGACTCATGTAAAACGGCCCAGGGAGGGTATTCACAACAAGGGTACCAAATCCTCAGCATTTGCTACCATGgaggaacttactaaagaaggatCCAAATATGTCGATAGCGCAATTACCAGGATTGTCACTCGTATTCTGAAGGAGAATCATCAAGTGCCTGGAATATCTATTCCTCTTCAAACCATAATGGCTGATCCCCTCAATAACACCAATAAGGTTGAGGCTGTTCACACCGTTGATAGTGACCTAGAAATCAACAAGGATGAACAAGGGTTTGCTAAGAATACCAATGTTACCGAGGATGTCATTGACATCGACAATAATGAGCACCCTAAGGCCAATACTGAAACTGATACTAATGTGGTAGACTTAGATGAGTACTCTGACGACGAATTACTTACCTCCTTGAATCCTAGTGTAGCCAACATGCTAATGACAAGAAGAAAAGGCAAAGCTGTTGTCCAAGGATCTCCTAAAAGGAGCACTCAAGTAAACAACCCTGCCAAAGACACTGTCAGGAAGAAGAGTACTTCTGCAGGTCCTGTCAAGAGCAAAGCTGTAACCAAGAGTAAAGGGGTTGGTCCATCAAAATCTTGGAGCAGGGTcattccaaagaaaagaaaggagcgGGAAATTGTTGAGCCTGAATCTGATGTTGAAGTGAATGTCCCTTACATTCCATCGAGGAAGAAGCCTACAACCAGTAAGCTTGCTGCTAGTATTCCTGAAGTTCCCATGGATAATGTGTCTTTCCACTTTGCCTCTAGTGCCTGCGGATGGAAGTATGTTCTTCTAAAGAGATTGGCTGTTGAAAGGGAATTGGCTCCAAATGCTCTTGAAAACCAGGAGGTCTTAGAGCTGATTCAAGAAGCTGGACTTCTAAAAGAATTTGTGGTAAACCTATCTGAAGATTGTGGCAACAACAGGAGTGCAGACTACAGAAAGGTGTTTGTAAGAGGTAAGTGTGTATCGTTCTCTCTTCTATGA